GCGCCGCGCGCGAAGCCGCCGCCACCGCCACGGTCAGCCGTCTGTTCGCTTCCACACTGGGCACCGCCACCCTGTCCGGGCTGGGTTCGGCGCCGTTCTCCTCCCGCGCCCTGTTGCAGCGCACCGAGCGCGAGCTGCGCAAACTGCCGTTGCAGGACCAGCCGCAGTTGCGCGCGCGCAGTCTGGCGACCCTGGCGCGCAGCTATGCGGTGATCGGCGACTACCAACGCGCCCAGAGCCTGGCTTCGCAGGCGCAGACCGCGCTGGCCGGCGCGCCCGACGGCGACGACTTCGTATCCGCGACCTGGGTGGCGATGCTCAACACCGGCAACGGCCATGCCGAAGCCGAGCGCCGGGCGCGCGAGCGGCTGCAGGCGCTGGGCGATGCCGACGGTGCCACCCAGCCACTGACCCGGGTGGTGTTCGGCGCCGAAATAGCGCGCGCGCAGTGGAACCAGGGCCGCACCCTGCAGGCGCTGGCCACGGCGGACCAGGTGTTGCGGCAGGCGCGGACGCTGGGGCCCGATCACCGCGAACTGCTGGCCCAGGTGCTGATCCTGCGGTCGGGCTTCCTGATCCGCCTGTACCGGTTCGAGCAGGCAGAGCGCGATGCGAAAGAGGCGATCGATCTGGCGCGCCCGATCAACCCCGTGCTGGCCGACGATGCGCTGGAGCAGTTGGTGCTGCTGAACAGCCGGCGCATCAGCCCGCAGGAGCGCAGCTTGGCCGAGAACCTGCTGCAACGCCGCCGCCAGACCCTGGGCGAGGCCCACCCTACGACCGCACGCGCGCGTATCCGCGTGGCGCTGAGCGAGTATCCGCACGCAGAGGCCACGCCTGAACTGCGGCAGGCGCTGACGACGATCGAACGCGCCTACGGCCGCGAACATCCGGACTACGGCTGGGCGCTGTCCGCCAGCGCTTGGGCGATCGCGTCCGCCCCCCGCGACAACCTGCGCATGCTGCGCCAGGCCATCGGCATACTGGAGCGCACGCAGGGGCCGCGAGCCGAGTTCACCCTGAACGCGAACGGCAATTTGGGCAAGGATTTGCTGTTGCTGACCGATCGCGACCGCCAACCGCAGATGTGGCCGAGGGCAGCGACACCTTGCGCCGGGTCATTGCCGGCAAACACGCCCTGGGCATGCCCGCGCCGCAAGATCGGGTGCAATTGATCCGCGGCCTGCTGCTGTACGGGCAGGCGCCGCAATGGGACGAAGCGGAACTGCAGTTGCGCGAGTCGCGCATCGAAGCGCAACGCTACGCCACCCAGGGCGACGCGCAACCGTCGCAGGCGGCGTACTACGACAGCGTGCTGCTGTTCCGTCGCGGCCGTCATGCCGAAGCCGACGCCGCTTTCGCGCGTACCGTGGAGCGCGAACGCAGCTTACTGCCCGCCAACGCGAACGGCCGGGGCCGCGACCGCAACCAACGCGTGCATGCGGGCCTGCTGGCTCAGGCGCTGACCTATCGTGCGGTGCTGGCGCTACAGCGCTGCAACCGGGTGGATGCCGGGCACTACCTGAACGAGGCCGTGCGCGTCGTCGCGACGGCGCTGGCGCCGCAAGCGCCGATCGCGCGCGCGGTACGCGCCCACCACGACGGCCTGCACCGTCTAGGCCGTTTGCCCGAGTCGGTAGCGGACTCGTTCCTCTCGGCGGCCGACATCGATACGGCCAACCGCCGGTTTCAGTCCTGCGCCGGCACGCGTCGCTGAAGGCGGGCTCGCCGCTTTCGCCCGGACGGGCCGAGATCTGCGCACCGCGCCACTCCGGCTAGGGCGAAAGACACTGGTCAAGCGCCGCCAGCCAGCCGAGGATCGGCGGCGGCACCGGTCGCACCGGCCGGCGGCCCGCGTACGCCCCCGCCGTTCTTCCGGAGAACCGCAATGCCCAGCCTGCGCCTGTTGTCGCTGTCCGTCTGTGTCGCCGCCGCGCTGATCGCCGGCTGCAAGCAAGAAACGCCCGCCCCCGCCGCCGACGCCAACGCCAACGGCGCCGCCGCCACCGTAGCCGCCAACGCGGATTGGCAGCCGGCCATCGACGCCTTCGTCGCCGGATACTTCGAGCGCTACCCCACCGCCGCGGCCAACGCGGGCAAGCACGAATACGACGGCAAGCTGCCGGATTGGTCGCCACAGGGCCTGGCCGCCACCGGCACCTGGCTGAAGGAACAGCGCGCCAAGATCGCCGGCTTCGGCGACGACAAGCTAGACGCGCAGCAGCGCTTCCAGCGCGAATACGCGCTGTCGGTGATCGACGGCCAGCTGTTCTACCTGGAAGACTCCGGTTTCCCCAACAAGAACCCGGCCTTCTACGCCGGCGACCTGTCGCCGAGCATGTACCTGACCCGCCCCTACGCGCCGCTGCCGCAGCGCATGAACGCCTTCGTCGCCTACCAGGAAGCGCTGCCCAAGGCCGCCGAACAGATCCGCGCCAACCTCAAAGGCCCGCTGCCGGCCAGCTACATCGAGTTCGGCAACATCGTCTTCGGCGGCCTGGCCCAGTTCTTCAAGGACGACGCGCCCAAGGCCTTCGCCGAAGTGCCCGACACCGCGCTGCAGGCGCGCTTCAAGGCCTCCAACGCCAAGGCCATCGAGGCCATGCAGGGCCTGTCGGATTGGCTGAGCGCGCAGAAGCCGCAGGCCACCCAGGACTACGCCATCGGCGCCGAGCGCTTCGCCAAGATGCTCAAGGCCACCGAGCGCGTGGAGCTGCCGCTGGACCAGCTCAAGGCCATCGGCGAAGCCGACCTGGCGCGCAACCTGGCCGCGCTCAAGGCCGCCTGCGATCAATACGCGCCGGGCCAGGCACTGGGCGCGTGCATCGAGAAGGTCAACGCCGACAAGCCGCAGGGCGGCGCGGTGCAAGGCGCGCGCGACCAGTTGGTGGGCCTGCGCAAGTTCCTAGTCGACAAGGACCTGGTCAGCATCCCGGGCACCGAGGAAGCGCGCGTGGAAGAAGCGCCGCCGTTCAACCGCACCAACTTCGCCTACATCGAGATCCCCGGCCCGTACGAAAAGAACCTGCCCTCGGTCTACTACATCGCTCCGCCCGATCCGAGCTGGCCCAAGGCCGAGCAGGACGCTTACGTGCCGGGCAAGGCCGACCTGTTGTTCACCTCGGCGCACGAGGTGTGGCCGGGCCACTTCCTGCAGTCCCTGCACGCCAACCGCTCGCAATGGACCTTCGCCCAGCTGTTCGTGGGCTATGCCTACGCCGAGGGCTGGGCGCACTACACCGAGGAGATGATGTTCGACGCCGGCGTCGACGGCGCCACGCCGGAGATCCACATCGGCCAGCTCAGCAACGCGCTGCTGCGCGACGTGCGCTTCCTGTCGGCGATCGGCCTGCACACCGGCGGCATGACCGTGGCCCAGTCCGAGCAGATGTTCAAGGACAAGGCCTTCCAGGACCCGGGCAACGCGCGCCAGCAGGCCGCGCGCGGCACCTACGATCCGGGCTACCTGAACTACACCCTGGGCAAGCTGATGATCATGCAGCTGCGCGAGGACTGGACCGCCAGCCGCGGCGGCCGCAGCGCGTGGAAGGCCTTCCACGACCAGTTCCTGAGCTACGGCGGCCCGCCGGTGCCGCTGGTGCGCGCGCAGATGATGGGCGGGCCGGCGGAGACCAGGCTGTGGCAGGCGCCTGCGGCGCCAGCCTCCGCTGCGGCCGATGCCGCACCCGCGCCCGCGCCCGGCACCGAGTCCGGCGGCGGCTGATCCGCCCCGACGGCGACGGGTCGCACGCGCGGCCCGTCGCCTGACGCACGCCCGCCACGCGCAGCCGCTTTCAGGCATCATCCCGGCGTGGACGCGCGCATCGACTTCAATTGCGACCTGGGCGAAGGCTGCGGCGACGATGCCGCGATCCTGCCCTACGTGAGTTCCGCCAACATCGCCTGCGGCGGCCATGCCGGCGACGAGGCGACCATGCGCGCCACCCTGCGCCTGTGCCGCGAGCACGGCGTCGCCGCCGGCGCCCATCCGGGCTACGACGACCCCGAACATTTCGGCCGCCGCGTGCTGCCGCTGGACCGCGACGAAATCAGCATGCTGGTGCTGCGCCAGCTCGCGCGGCTGGCCGCGCTGGCCGACGACGAAGGCCTGCGCCTGAGCCACATGAAGCCGCATGGCGCGCTGTACAACCTGGCCGCCGACGACCGCATCGTCGCCGAGGCCATCGTCGGCGCTGTGGCCGCCTTCGACCCCAAGCTGGCCGTGTACGGCCTGTCCGGCTCCGAACTCACCGCTGCCGCCGAAGCCGCGGGCCTGCGCGCGGTGCACGAAGTCTTCGCCGAACGCGGCTACGGCGGCAACGGCCGCCTGTTGCCGCGCGGTACGCCCGGCGCGGTGCTGGAAACGCTGGACGAAGCCATCGCCCAGGTCCACGGCCTGGCCAAGCGCGGCGAAGTCGTCGCCGCCGGCGGCCAGCGCCTGCAACTGCGCGCCGACAGCCTGTGCCTGCACGGCGACCGCGCCGACGCGCCCGCGTTCGCGCGCGCCGTGCGCGCGGCGCTGGAAGCCGACGGCATCCGCATCCTCGCGATCGACGCGGCGTGATCGCGGACTTCGGCGCCCGCTGCCTGCCGCCGAATCGCCGCCGTCGCGGCGCCTTTCCCGCCCCTCCAACCAGGATGCACGCATGAACTACTGGCCCTTGCTGGGCGTGGCCGCGGTCGTGCTCGGCTTCGTGCTGCGCCTCAACCCCGCGCTGGTGGTGGTGGCCGCCGGCTTCGTCACCGGACTGGCGGCCAAACTCTCGCCGCTGGACGTGCTGGAGGTGCTGGGCAAGGCCTTCACCGAGAAGCGCTTTCTGTTGCTGTTCCTGCTGACTTTGCCGGTGATCGGCCTGCTCGAGCGCCACGGCCTCAAGGAGCGGGCGCAGGCCTGGATCGCGCGCCTGCGCGGCGCCACGTTCGGCCGCCTGCTGATCGCCTACCTGCTCATGCGCCAGGGCTTTTCCGCGCTGGGCCTCAACAGCCTGGGCGGGCATGCCCAGACCGTGCGACCGCTGCTGGCGCCGATGGCCGAAGGCGCCGCCCAGGCGCGCCATGGCGAACTGCCCGAGGACGAACGCCAGCGCATCCGCGCGATGTCGGCCGGCACCGACAACGTCGGCCTGTTCTTCGGCGAGGACATCTTCATCGCCTTCGGTGCGGTGCTGCTGATCCAGGGCTTCTACGCCGAGCACGGCATTCGCCTGGACCCGCTGCAGATCGCGCTGTGGGGCATCCCCACCGCGATCTGCGCCTTCGTGATCCATGCGTTGCGCATCCTGCGCTACGAGCGCCGCCTGGCGCGCCGCCTGGACGGCGATGGAGCGCCGCGATGATCACCCTGACCTACGTCTACTGGCTGTTGGGCGCCTACCTGGCCGCGCTGGCCTGGCGCGGCTGGCGCGACCGCGCCAACCCGCGCCGCCACACCACCGCGCTGTTCTGGGGCCTGCTGTCGCTGCTGCTGTTCGTGGCCGAGCGGCTGCCGCCGGTGTGGGTGGGCGCGGCGGTGGTGCTGCTGGCGGTGCTGGCCGGTTTCGGCGGTCTTCGCAGCGGCCGCTACGACCAGAGCAGCGCCGAGCAGAAGCAGGCCGAAGCGCAGCGTTTGGGCAATCGATTGTTCTGGCCCGCACTGCTGATTCCGGCGGTCACCCTGATCGGCGTGCTCGGCCTCAAGCACGTGTCCTTCGGCGGCACGCCGCTGCTCGAAACCGCCAACCTGACGCTGATCGCGCTGGCCATCGCCTGCGTGGTGGCGCTGGCCGCCGCCTGCCGGCTCACCCGGCAAACGCCTTGGAGCGGCGTCGAACAATCGCGGCGACTGGTCGATGCGATCGGCTGGGCCGCGCTGCTGCCCTTGCTGCTGGCCTCGCTGGGCAGCGTGTTCGAAGCCGGCGGAGTCGGCCAGGCCGTGGCCGAAGTGGTGCGCTCGGTGATCCCCGTCGACAACCCCTTCCTGGTGGTGGTCGCCTACGCCCTGGGCATGGCGCTGTTCACCATCATCATGGGCAACGCCTTCGCCGCCTTCCCGGTGATCACCGCCGGCATCGGCCTGCCGCTACTGGTGCAGCATCACGGCGCCGACGCCGCCTCGCTGGCCGCGATCGGCATGCTCTCGGGCTACTGCGGCACCTTGATGACGCCGATGGCCGCCAACTACAACCTGGTGCCGGCGGCGCTGCTGGAACTCAAAGATCCTTACGGCGTGATCCGCGCGCAGTGGCCGACCGGCGCCTTGCTGCTGGGATGCAACATCGTGCTGATGTATTGGATTGCGTTCCGCTGATCGCCCCCCTCCATCGCCCCCCCTTTTTGCTTGTCTTCCCCCTTTGGAAAAGGGGGATTGAGGGGGATTTGCTGTTGCTCTTGAAGCCTAAAAGCAAATCCCCCCTAGCCCCCCTCAACAAAGGGGGGAACCGTTACGTTTCCATTCGCGTAGCGTCGGCGAAGATGCCGCATTCGCCCTCCCCCGGAGACCCGCATGCGCACCGCCCTATCCGCCGCCCTGCTCTGCACCCTAGCCCTGTTCGCCGCCCCCGCCGCGCAGGCCGGCCTGTTCGACAAGAACCCCGACCAGGTCGCCCAGGAAGCCGTAACCAAGAACTTGCGCGCCGTCACCCTGTGGGTCGACGCCAGCTGGGGCTTCCGCAACCAGGGCGCCGCCAACACCCTCAGTCGCGCCCACCAGGCTTTCACCACCCGCGGCTACAACGTGGTCAGCGTGGAGCCCTACATCGAAAACGGCGACCTGCAAGGCTTCTTCGTCACCTACCAGCGCCCCTAAGGCCTCGGGGTAGGAGCGGCGCAAGCCGCGACCGCGAACCCACGGCCGCCAGCGAACCATGGCAATAGCGTCGCAGCACCGAACTCGCGCCGCAGTGGACCGCACGCGGTCGCGGCTCGCGCCGCTCCTACAGCGGGACGCGAGGCTATCGATAGTGTCTTGCGGGAGCGACGTACATCGCGATCCCCCGCCCGGAATCAGGCGCTCTCGGACCGCGCGACGACCACCCGCGTCCCCGCGATCAAATCGTGCCCGCAACGGCGGTCCTCGCGGAAAATCAGCAGCGTATCGACCAGCGTACCCAGCATGCCCACCAGCGGAATCGCCGCGACCACGTTTACCGGCAGATAGCGCCGCAGCAGCAGATGCCCCAAGCTGGGCTTGTTGCCGTCCAGGTCGACGATCCTGATCTTGCAGATGCGCTTGCCCCAGGTCTGGCCGCGGGTATGCAACGGGTAGCCCTGCAACAGCACGAACACGGCGAAACCGATGCAGGACCACAGCACGGTCACACCGATCGGCATGAACTGCCGTCCGGATGCCGCGTTGTCCATCACCTGCTGGAAATAGCCACCGAAGTAGGCGATCGGCATGAACACGACCATCAAGATGATCGTGTCCAGGATCGAGGCGGCTAGCCGGACGATGCGATCGGCCAACTGTCCTGCAGGCACCGCCACCGGCTCGGCCAGCGCCGCTTGCGGGCTACGGTACGGGTTCTCGTCCTGACTCTGATCCATGTCGCGCGATTCCTAAAAGTTGCGGGCGCCGCTCAGGTGCGCGGCAAAGTCACGCCGGTCTGGCCCTGGTACTTGCCGCCGCGATCCTTGTACGAGGTCTCGCAGACTTCGTCGGACTGGAAGAACAGCATCTGCGCCACGCCTTCGTTGGCGTAGATGCGCGCCGGCAGCGGCGTGGTGTTGCTGAACTCCAGCGTCACGTGACCTTCCCACTCCGGCTCCAGCGGCGTCACGTTGACGATGATGCCGCAGCGCGCGTAGGTGCTCTTGCCCAGGCACACCACCAGGGTGTCGCGCGGGATGCGGAAGTACTCCACCGTGCGCGCCAGCGCGAACGAATTCGGCGGAATGATGCACACGTCGTTCTCGATGTCGACGAAGCTGCCCGGATCGAAATGCTTGGGATCGACGATGGTCGAGTTGATGTTGGTGAACACCTTGAACTCGCGCGAGCAGCGCACGTCGTAGCCGTAGCTGGAGGTGCCGTAGCTGACGATGCGCTGGCCGTCGGCGGCCTGCTTGACCTGGCCGGGCTCGAACGGCTCGATCATGCCGTGCTGCTCGGACATGCGGCGGATCCAACGGTCGGACTTGATGCTCATTCGGGGTTCCAGAAGCGTGCGGGGGCCGGACGGGGCCGTGGCCGGCGATTGTAAGCGAGCCGGCCCCAGGCTAGGCCCGGACCGGCCGCCAGCGCGGCCTCAGCCCAGCAGCGAGGCCGAAATCGACGGCGCCACCCGCGGCCGCAGCGCCAGCCGCACCGCCAGATTGCGCGCCGCGGCCCGGTAGGCCTGGGCCGCGGCCGAGTCCGGCTGCGCCGCCACCACCGGCGTGCCCGCGTCGCCCTGCTCGCGGATCGCCAGCTCCAGCGGCAGGCTGCCCAGCAGCGGCACCCCGTACTGCTCGGCCATCCGCGCCCCGCCGCCCTGGCCGAACACATGCTCGGCGTGGCCGCAGTTCGAACACACGTGCACCGCCATGTTCTCCACCAGGCCCAGCACCGGCACCTGTACCTTTTCGAACATCTTCAGCGCCTTGCGCGCGTCCAGCGTGGCAACGTCCTGCGGCGTCGTCACGATCACCGCGCCGGCCACCGGAATCTTCTGCGCCAGCGTCAGCTGGATATCGCCCGTGCCCGGCGGCAGGTCCACGATCAGATAATCCAGCTCGCCCCAGCGCGTCTCGTTGAGCAACTGGGTCAGCGCCGACGTCGCCATCGGCCCGCGCCAGATCATCGGCGTGTCCTGCTCCACCAGCAGCCCGATCGACATGGCCGCGATCCCGTGCGCCCGCATCGGCTCGATGGTCTTCCCATCCGGACTGTCCGGCTTGCCGCTCAGCCCCAGCATGGTCGGCACGCTGGGCCCGTAGATGTCGGCGTCCAACACGCCCACCCGCGCCCCATCGGCCGCCAGCGCCAGCGCCAGATTCACCGCCGTGGTCGACTTGCCCACCCCGCCCTTGCCCGAGCCCACCGCGATCAGATTGCGCACGTTCTCCAACGGCGCCAGATTCGGCTGCACCGCATGCGCGGCGATGCGCTGGACCAGTTCCAGCGTGGCCAGGGTCTTGCCCTCGGCGGCCAGGCGCTCGGCGATGGCCGCCTGCAGCCAGGGGCGCAGGCCTTCGACCGGCAAGCCGGCCGAGAGCGAGACCGCCACGGCACCGTTGGCGTCGACGGCGCGGATGCGGGCGCCGGCATCGGCCAGGGTGAAGTCGGTGTCGGGGAGTCGGAGTTGACCCAGGACGGCTTGGAGGTGATCGGACAAAGGGTACCTACGGATTGACGAGTCAGAGCCGCATATTATCCCTGATAGATCACAAGATCGCGCGCCGCCAGAGTGCCAGCCCTAGGCGATGCTCATTATCAATACTCCGCAGACCCAATCTCAGACCCAGCGCTCACTTCAAAATATGGACAAAGCACTACACCAAACTTGCAGCTCATCTTCCATTATCAACAGAGCTTATAAACAACCGCACAAGCTCATCATCAACGAAAAAGGGAGACAACAAATCGCGGCATGCGCTCTGCTTCTCCTCCAAAACCAAACGCTGCCACCATGCCGAGTTCATCGCCCTTCGCAAAGCGACACCCCACTCACGTCTCTTGACATCAATATTTAGCCAAGCCCTCCACTGCGCCACGCTCCCACCCACTGGATGGTCCAATGCCAAAATGGCCCCTATCAATTCACGATGAATTTTCGCCAGGATAGGGCTTCCGGACACATCTAGATCGTTGGGGACCTCGCAGAAGCGAGCCTCCATTAGCCCTCTGTGCAAGGCGAGCAACTCAACCTTATCGCAACCCGAGAACAATTTAGAACTCATTCTTCCTCACTCGCAAATCAGCTTGACGGCCGTCTCTAATTGCACCCTGGTGGATGAGCTCATTTGCCTGCTCACCCGCTCTCAACTCCACACCCTGACGAACATCAACCTCTACCACGTGAGTACCCTTGTTACCGCCGCGCCCCATAAACAAGACATTACTGGCGTCTGCCGGCGCTATCTGATCAGTAGTCAAATAAACTCGACCGTTGGCATCAGGTAGGATTTTTCCAGACTCTAGTATCCCTCTGGCGCCCGCCTCATCTGTGTAATGAAACAAAGTTCCAGCTATCTCACCAATATCATCTGACTTTTTTATTACTTTCCCAAGACCATCGCCTATAGGACCAGCAAGTCCCACAGCCGCTGCAAATATTCTTGGACCGGAAGGATTCCTTATCGCTGCATGGATGGCAATCCGATCCCC
The sequence above is a segment of the Lysobacter silvisoli genome. Coding sequences within it:
- a CDS encoding DUF885 domain-containing protein, with amino-acid sequence MPSLRLLSLSVCVAAALIAGCKQETPAPAADANANGAAATVAANADWQPAIDAFVAGYFERYPTAAANAGKHEYDGKLPDWSPQGLAATGTWLKEQRAKIAGFGDDKLDAQQRFQREYALSVIDGQLFYLEDSGFPNKNPAFYAGDLSPSMYLTRPYAPLPQRMNAFVAYQEALPKAAEQIRANLKGPLPASYIEFGNIVFGGLAQFFKDDAPKAFAEVPDTALQARFKASNAKAIEAMQGLSDWLSAQKPQATQDYAIGAERFAKMLKATERVELPLDQLKAIGEADLARNLAALKAACDQYAPGQALGACIEKVNADKPQGGAVQGARDQLVGLRKFLVDKDLVSIPGTEEARVEEAPPFNRTNFAYIEIPGPYEKNLPSVYYIAPPDPSWPKAEQDAYVPGKADLLFTSAHEVWPGHFLQSLHANRSQWTFAQLFVGYAYAEGWAHYTEEMMFDAGVDGATPEIHIGQLSNALLRDVRFLSAIGLHTGGMTVAQSEQMFKDKAFQDPGNARQQAARGTYDPGYLNYTLGKLMIMQLREDWTASRGGRSAWKAFHDQFLSYGGPPVPLVRAQMMGGPAETRLWQAPAAPASAAADAAPAPAPGTESGGG
- a CDS encoding 5-oxoprolinase subunit PxpA, whose product is MDARIDFNCDLGEGCGDDAAILPYVSSANIACGGHAGDEATMRATLRLCREHGVAAGAHPGYDDPEHFGRRVLPLDRDEISMLVLRQLARLAALADDEGLRLSHMKPHGALYNLAADDRIVAEAIVGAVAAFDPKLAVYGLSGSELTAAAEAAGLRAVHEVFAERGYGGNGRLLPRGTPGAVLETLDEAIAQVHGLAKRGEVVAAGGQRLQLRADSLCLHGDRADAPAFARAVRAALEADGIRILAIDAA
- a CDS encoding DUF969 domain-containing protein, yielding MNYWPLLGVAAVVLGFVLRLNPALVVVAAGFVTGLAAKLSPLDVLEVLGKAFTEKRFLLLFLLTLPVIGLLERHGLKERAQAWIARLRGATFGRLLIAYLLMRQGFSALGLNSLGGHAQTVRPLLAPMAEGAAQARHGELPEDERQRIRAMSAGTDNVGLFFGEDIFIAFGAVLLIQGFYAEHGIRLDPLQIALWGIPTAICAFVIHALRILRYERRLARRLDGDGAPR
- a CDS encoding DUF979 domain-containing protein; the encoded protein is MITLTYVYWLLGAYLAALAWRGWRDRANPRRHTTALFWGLLSLLLFVAERLPPVWVGAAVVLLAVLAGFGGLRSGRYDQSSAEQKQAEAQRLGNRLFWPALLIPAVTLIGVLGLKHVSFGGTPLLETANLTLIALAIACVVALAAACRLTRQTPWSGVEQSRRLVDAIGWAALLPLLLASLGSVFEAGGVGQAVAEVVRSVIPVDNPFLVVVAYALGMALFTIIMGNAFAAFPVITAGIGLPLLVQHHGADAASLAAIGMLSGYCGTLMTPMAANYNLVPAALLELKDPYGVIRAQWPTGALLLGCNIVLMYWIAFR
- a CDS encoding RDD family protein, which translates into the protein MDQSQDENPYRSPQAALAEPVAVPAGQLADRIVRLAASILDTIILMVVFMPIAYFGGYFQQVMDNAASGRQFMPIGVTVLWSCIGFAVFVLLQGYPLHTRGQTWGKRICKIRIVDLDGNKPSLGHLLLRRYLPVNVVAAIPLVGMLGTLVDTLLIFREDRRCGHDLIAGTRVVVARSESA
- the dcd gene encoding dCTP deaminase gives rise to the protein MSIKSDRWIRRMSEQHGMIEPFEPGQVKQAADGQRIVSYGTSSYGYDVRCSREFKVFTNINSTIVDPKHFDPGSFVDIENDVCIIPPNSFALARTVEYFRIPRDTLVVCLGKSTYARCGIIVNVTPLEPEWEGHVTLEFSNTTPLPARIYANEGVAQMLFFQSDEVCETSYKDRGGKYQGQTGVTLPRT
- the apbC gene encoding iron-sulfur cluster carrier protein ApbC, which gives rise to MSDHLQAVLGQLRLPDTDFTLADAGARIRAVDANGAVAVSLSAGLPVEGLRPWLQAAIAERLAAEGKTLATLELVQRIAAHAVQPNLAPLENVRNLIAVGSGKGGVGKSTTAVNLALALAADGARVGVLDADIYGPSVPTMLGLSGKPDSPDGKTIEPMRAHGIAAMSIGLLVEQDTPMIWRGPMATSALTQLLNETRWGELDYLIVDLPPGTGDIQLTLAQKIPVAGAVIVTTPQDVATLDARKALKMFEKVQVPVLGLVENMAVHVCSNCGHAEHVFGQGGGARMAEQYGVPLLGSLPLELAIREQGDAGTPVVAAQPDSAAAQAYRAAARNLAVRLALRPRVAPSISASLLG